The proteins below are encoded in one region of Pectinophora gossypiella chromosome 26, ilPecGoss1.1, whole genome shotgun sequence:
- the LOC126378444 gene encoding cuticlin-4 has product MWRILAMAAVLSAVYTKQIPPSTELSTTLAQSSVEADTTPWPGALAPLDTLTVACERDNMHITISLANQHENSVYEMFNGIVYPAGLGSNSSCLREYVSARGDLQYTLPLRGCNTMSTDNDDGTVEFHNNLIVQPHLKLVTGQGRGYQVRCRYRRRDLSNYHVYPRADRLTDPRHALSDEYDEESGLLPSVTMKIYKGDPEDNEVASNVRIGDTLTLVVSLEKQQQYGLLVSECAVRDGLGWAEQSLIADDGCPLDGEIMGMFHYTGDKQSARVAFPAHKFPYTASVYYTCEVKLCDLNHRTDCEPCTHKKRVRRQSDEGSPAKVEVFSGLYVNEADSPDNDDVITEKKEDEICISQRNFAIGICIAGVILMICVIAAIACILARRRGKTYSRTGSSLYSGPYTNTGYSHTS; this is encoded by the exons ATGTGGAGGATACTAGCTATGGCGGCGGTGTTGTCCGCTGTTTATACCAAACAGATACCTCCTAGCACag AACTATCTACAACACTAGCCCAGTCGTCAGTGGAAGCGGACACGACGCCGTGGCCGGGTGCGCTGGCGCCGCTCGACACGCTCACCGTCGCGTGTGAGCGAGACAACATGCACATCACCATCTCTCTCGCAAACCAACATGAGAATAG TGTGTACGAGATGTTCAACGGGATAGTGTACCCGGCGGGGCTGGGCAGCAACTCCTCGTGCCTCAGAGAGTACGTGTCAGCGCGCGGGGACCTGCAGTACACGTTGCCCCTTAGAGGGTGCAATACCATGTCCACTGACAAT GATGATGGCACAGTGGAGTTCCACAACAACCTAATAGTGCAGCCTCACCTCAAGCTGGTGACGGGGCAGGGTCGCGGGTACCAGGTTCGATGCCGGTACCGCCGCCGCGACCTCAGCAACTACCACGTGTACCCCCGCGCCGACCGCCTCACCGACCCTCGACACGCGCTCAG TGACGAGTATGACGAGGAGTCAGGGTTGCTGCCATCTGTCACAATGAAGATTTACAAGGGAGACCCCGAAGATAATGAG GTGGCATCAAACGTAAGGATAGGCGACACCCTGACCCTGGTGGTATCATTAGAGAAGCAGCAGCAGTACGGTCTACTGGTGTCCGAGTGCGCTGTTCGCGACggattggggtgggcagagcagaGTCTTATCGCTGATGATGG CTGCCCGTTAGACGGCGAGATAATGGGCATGTTCCACTACACCGGCGACAAGCAGTCGGCCCGGGTTGCGTTCCCGGCGCACAAGTTCCCTTACACCGCCAGTGTGTACTACACCTGCGAGGTCAAGCTGTGTGATCTGAACCATCGCACTGATTGC GAGCCGTGCACCCATAAGAAGCGCGTGCGCAGACAGTCGGACGAGGGCTCGCCCGCGAAGGTGGAGGTGTTTTCTGGTCTGTACGTGAATGAGGCAGACTCTCCAGACAACGATGACGTCATTACTGAGAAG AAAGAAGACGAAATCTGCATCTCGCAACGTAACTTCGCCATAGGAATTTGCATCGCAGGAGTGATACTAATGATCTGTGTCATTGCCGCCATTGCTTGCATCCTAGCGCGCAGGCGCGGGAAGACATACTCGCGAACTGGCAGTTCTTTATACAGCGGACCTTACACCAACACCGGGTACTCGCATACTAGTTAA
- the LOC126378435 gene encoding NAD kinase 2, mitochondrial isoform X1: MMSVLNNFSVSICRGVKRLQSTELGERLAERLARRGSTRSQAQVEPTPRLKMDKCLIVSKVTRYEYEKHAHDDISDGELEKVLRKRGSDYETMLDNHRQQKAFEQGVARSLKCFGIKVEMASRLTYNEDLIKWCDVVVPCGGDGTFLLAASRVRDANKPVIGFNSSPHKSVGRLCLPTWCSNDVKGALQALREGRFRWMRRSRIRTTITCEHKLVDTITPVDLHTMHIPRYVHMSRPADSPEVARPPSGVRCADEPLTTKVLPFLALNEVFIGESVTSRVSMLRLQIDNGRWTHTKSSGLCVTTGTGSTSWHFSINCLRTHSVLELMRILGEEFDVKVDASLEKARQVAENYNQKLMFAADSQHLAYSVREYITFEDWPTPRGLRVRDRARSVAVKSHCIDAGLVIDGSVSYPFNDGCEAHLEIHPEDSLMTVQMDDALPH; encoded by the exons GGCTTCAAAGCACAGAGCTCGGTGAGCGGCTCGCCGAGCGGCTGGCGCGGCGTGGCAGCACTCGGTCGCAGGCGCAGGTTGAGCCCACGCCGCGGCTGAAAATGGACAAGTGCCTCATCGTGTCCAAGGTCACCAGATATGAGTATGAGAA ACACGCCCACGACGACATATCTGATGGAGAACTAGAAAAGGTCCTCCGGAAGCGAGGGTCTGACTACGAGACCATGTTAGACAACCACAGACAACAGAAGGCCTTCGAGCAGGGCGTCGCGCGGAGCCTCAAGTGCTTCGGCATCAAGGTCGAGATGGCTAGCAG GTTAACATACAACGAAGACTTAATAAAGTGGTGCGACGTGGTGGTTCCATGTGGAGGTGATGGTACCTTCCTTCTAGCTGCTTCTAGAGTCAGAGATgctaa CAAACCGGTGATAGGGTTCAACAGTTCCCCACACAAGTCCGTCGGCCGGCTGTGTCTACCTACATGGTGCTCCAATGACGTCAAGGGTGCTCTGCAGGCGCTGAGAGAG GGCAGGTTCAGATGGATGCGAAGGTCCAGGATACGCACCACCATCACCTGCGAGCACAAGCTCGTCGACACCATCACCCCGGTTGATCTGCACACCATGCATATACCCAG GTACGTTCACATGTCGCGTCCCGCCGACAGCCCGGAGGTCGCGCGGCCGCCGAGCGGCGTGCGCTGCGCCGACGAGCCGCTCACCACCAAAGTATTACCCTTCCTGGCTCTCAATGAA GTATTCATAGGAGAGAGCGTGACCTCTAGAGTATCGATGCTGCGTCTTCAGATAGATAACGGCCGATGGACGCACACCAAGAGCTCAGGACTTTGTGTCACCACCGGCACTGGCAGCACCTCGTGGCATTTCAG taTTAACTGTCTGCGCACGCATTCAGTGTTGGAGCTGATGCGGATCCTGGGTGAGGAGTTTGATGTGAAGGTGGATGCGTCACTGGAGAAGGCCCGACAGGTCGCTGAGAACTATAATCAGAAGCTCATGTTTGCCGCAG ACTCCCAGCACCTAGCGTACTCGGTGCGCGAGTACATCACGTTCGAGGACTGGCCCACGCCGCGCGGCCTGCGCGTCCGCGACCGCGCGCGCTCCGTCGCCGTCAAGTCGCATTGCATCGACGCTG GGCTAGTGATAGACGGTAGCGTATCATATCCCTTCAACGACGGCTGCGAGGCTCATCTAGAGATACATCCTGAAGACTCCCTGATGACCGTGCAAATGGATGACGCGCTGCCCCACTGA
- the LOC126378435 gene encoding NAD kinase 2, mitochondrial isoform X2: protein MDKCLIVSKVTRYEYEKHAHDDISDGELEKVLRKRGSDYETMLDNHRQQKAFEQGVARSLKCFGIKVEMASRLTYNEDLIKWCDVVVPCGGDGTFLLAASRVRDANKPVIGFNSSPHKSVGRLCLPTWCSNDVKGALQALREGRFRWMRRSRIRTTITCEHKLVDTITPVDLHTMHIPRYVHMSRPADSPEVARPPSGVRCADEPLTTKVLPFLALNEVFIGESVTSRVSMLRLQIDNGRWTHTKSSGLCVTTGTGSTSWHFSINCLRTHSVLELMRILGEEFDVKVDASLEKARQVAENYNQKLMFAADSQHLAYSVREYITFEDWPTPRGLRVRDRARSVAVKSHCIDAGLVIDGSVSYPFNDGCEAHLEIHPEDSLMTVQMDDALPH from the exons ATGGACAAGTGCCTCATCGTGTCCAAGGTCACCAGATATGAGTATGAGAA ACACGCCCACGACGACATATCTGATGGAGAACTAGAAAAGGTCCTCCGGAAGCGAGGGTCTGACTACGAGACCATGTTAGACAACCACAGACAACAGAAGGCCTTCGAGCAGGGCGTCGCGCGGAGCCTCAAGTGCTTCGGCATCAAGGTCGAGATGGCTAGCAG GTTAACATACAACGAAGACTTAATAAAGTGGTGCGACGTGGTGGTTCCATGTGGAGGTGATGGTACCTTCCTTCTAGCTGCTTCTAGAGTCAGAGATgctaa CAAACCGGTGATAGGGTTCAACAGTTCCCCACACAAGTCCGTCGGCCGGCTGTGTCTACCTACATGGTGCTCCAATGACGTCAAGGGTGCTCTGCAGGCGCTGAGAGAG GGCAGGTTCAGATGGATGCGAAGGTCCAGGATACGCACCACCATCACCTGCGAGCACAAGCTCGTCGACACCATCACCCCGGTTGATCTGCACACCATGCATATACCCAG GTACGTTCACATGTCGCGTCCCGCCGACAGCCCGGAGGTCGCGCGGCCGCCGAGCGGCGTGCGCTGCGCCGACGAGCCGCTCACCACCAAAGTATTACCCTTCCTGGCTCTCAATGAA GTATTCATAGGAGAGAGCGTGACCTCTAGAGTATCGATGCTGCGTCTTCAGATAGATAACGGCCGATGGACGCACACCAAGAGCTCAGGACTTTGTGTCACCACCGGCACTGGCAGCACCTCGTGGCATTTCAG taTTAACTGTCTGCGCACGCATTCAGTGTTGGAGCTGATGCGGATCCTGGGTGAGGAGTTTGATGTGAAGGTGGATGCGTCACTGGAGAAGGCCCGACAGGTCGCTGAGAACTATAATCAGAAGCTCATGTTTGCCGCAG ACTCCCAGCACCTAGCGTACTCGGTGCGCGAGTACATCACGTTCGAGGACTGGCCCACGCCGCGCGGCCTGCGCGTCCGCGACCGCGCGCGCTCCGTCGCCGTCAAGTCGCATTGCATCGACGCTG GGCTAGTGATAGACGGTAGCGTATCATATCCCTTCAACGACGGCTGCGAGGCTCATCTAGAGATACATCCTGAAGACTCCCTGATGACCGTGCAAATGGATGACGCGCTGCCCCACTGA